The following proteins come from a genomic window of Falco peregrinus isolate bFalPer1 chromosome 16, bFalPer1.pri, whole genome shotgun sequence:
- the CELSR2 gene encoding LOW QUALITY PROTEIN: cadherin EGF LAG seven-pass G-type receptor 2 (The sequence of the model RefSeq protein was modified relative to this genomic sequence to represent the inferred CDS: inserted 3 bases in 2 codons; deleted 10 bases in 10 codons; substituted 1 base at 1 genomic stop codon) encodes MGAPPARGAALLLLLPLLLLLLLLPLPAPGQPRRPPPGPATGTGTGTCPPGALLRQLQPRGGTGDSGSSGGTGDSGGAGPAPSTGASSGTGDSGGGGPSPAAGGCGGGASSRDGGGGTGSPGDTGGGGSPGGAQGHGGTGGTGDAGGTGSTRVPVDTRCGGDAGRAGDTGGTDTPMDTASTGDVMSSGDAGHAGDTGDTNTPTDTVSTRDVMSSGDAGHAEDTGGTQVSTATRDPGRTGDARKVPSDTSSTGGGTGTGDVGAHPTRGATGSHVTHSRSRRRRSPNTAPQFQPSSYQASVGENRPAGTPVTRVTAVDPDEGDAGQLRYTMAALFDSRSDALFAMDPITGAVTTATPLDRESKSTHVFRVTAVDHGTPRRSAMATLTVTVSDANDHDPAFEQAEYRESVRENLEVGYEVLTVRATDGDAGPNANVLYRLLNAGGANEVFEIDSRSGVIRTRGPVDRETVEAFELLVEATDQGQDPGPRSATATVRITVEDDNDNAPQFSEKRYVAQVPEDVAPNSAVLRVTATDRDKGSNALVHYSIVSGNTRGHFYIDAQTGALDVVSPLDYEVSKEFTLRIRAQDGGRPPLSNISGLVTIQVLDVNDNAPIFVSTPFQATVLENVPVGYSVIHVQAIDADSGDNSRLVYTLLETGSGFPFAINNSTGWIVVASELDREAVDFYSFGVEAQDQGNPPMASSASVSVTILDVNDNSPEFTQREYGARLNEDAAVGTSVLTVSAVDRDANSVITYQISSGNTRNRFSITSQSGGGLISLALPLDYKLERQYLLTIAASDGTRQDTAQVVVNVTDANTHRPVFQSSHYTVNVNEDRPVGTTVVVISATDEDTGENARITYLMEDSIPQFRIAAETGAVTTQMELDYEDQVSYTLAITARDNGIPQKSDTTYLEILVSDVNDNAPQFLRDSYQGSVYEDVPAFTSVLQVSATDRDSGLNGRVFYTFQGGDDGDGDFIIESTSGIVRTLRRLDRENVPLYSLRAFAVDKGVPAKRTPVEIQVTVLDVNDNPPVFERDEFDIFVEENSPIGLVVARITATDPDEGTNAQIMYQIVEGNIPEVFQLDIFSGELTALADLDYESKAEYVMVVQATSAPLVSRATVHVRLRDANDNSPQLKNFEILFNNYITNRSGSFPGGVIGRIPAHDPDVSDSLTYAFEQGNELNLVLLDPHSGDLRLSPALDNNRPLEAVMRVSVSDGVHSATAQCTLRVTVITDEMLSNSITLRLADMSQERFLSPLLSRFLEGVAAVLATPRHRVVLFNIQTDTDVGTARILNVSLSVLLPAAGHGTRFFSSEELQERLYLNRSLLAAISAQRVLPFDDNICLREPCENYMRCVSVLQFDSSAPFLASDTILFRPIHPVTGLRCRCPPGFTGDYCETEIDLCYSSPCGSNGRCRSREGGYTCECHEDFTGASWALCRGNAASXAPRGGRCTPGVCRNGGTCLNLLVGGFRCQCPPGHYEKPFCTMSTRSFPPRSFLTFRGLRQRFHFTLALTFATKERDGLLLYNGRFNEKHDFVALEIVGEQVQLTFSAGETTTTVSPFVPGGVSDGQWHRVQLHYYNKPVLGRSGLPQGPSEQKVAVVTVDDCDTGMALRFGPILGNYSCAAQGTQSGSKKSLDLTGPLLLGGVPTLPESFPIRSRQFVGCMRHLHIDQRPIDMAAFIANNGTLPGCPAKKTLCDASTCHNGGTCVHEWDSFSCRCPLGFGGKTCQEEMASPQRFLGSSRMSWSGLALPVTVPWHLALMFRTRHPRGLLLRASAGPRATLTLQLSEGQAEAGVWQGGSRLAWLRLPHAKVNDGDWHHLQLELRGAPGRPPPATLLLLALDYGRHQAVADVAGELQGLRLRTLSVGGLAGDGGTVEQGFRGCLQGVRVGETAASAVALSVAQAAEVNVEGGCALPDPCDSGPXPPHSYCSDDWDSFSCACHPGYFGDSCVSACALNPCQSPATCARKPGSAHGYTCECPQGHFGPYCEHKEAQPCPRGWWGHPTCGPCSCDVTKGFDPDCNKTTGECRCKENHYRPAGSDTCLLCDCYPTGSLSRLCDATSGQCPCKAGVIGRHCDRCDNPFAEVTASGCEVNYDSCPRAIEASIWWPRTRFGLPAAAPCPRGSIGTAVRHCDEHKGWLPPNLFNCSSLAFAALRGWAERLARNESALDPAQSRRVALQLHDATRRTGSYFGSDLRLAYRLASRLLQHESAQRGFRLAATQDVHFTENLLRVGSALLDASNKRHWELIQQTEGGTAWLLKHFEDYASALAQNMPQTYLSPFTIITPNIVVSVVRLDKGSFAGTRLPRYEALRGEKPPDLETTVILPDSVFRPPEGRHPSTGHGQPAQGTGRQEEEDDDDEEAAEEKEEEEEKEEEEVTLVTRRKRHPHXGEGQAIASVIIYRTLAGLLPEQYDTDKRSLRVPKRPIINTPVVSISVHAGGAQAPRALAKPITLQFRLLETQERSKPICVFWNHSLLAGGAGGWSARGCEIVFRNRSHVSCQCHHLTSFAVLMDISRRENGEILPLAALTYASLGVGLAGLLLAVLALGGLRGLRSNRHSIRRHGATALLLAQLVFLLGINQADLPLACTVVAILLQFLYMSAVGWALLEGLHLYRRRSEPRHVDRGPMRFYHVLGWGLPAFITGLAVGLDPEGYGNPDFCWLSIHDSLVWSLAGPIACAVAVSIFFLVLAARATCTTPQGFEKKGTASGLQTAVVVLALPSLAWLLALLSVNSDALLFHYLFAISNCLQGPLIFLFCVVLSKEVRRSLRLSCTRRRSPDPALATKSTLTSAYGCDSTYVAGRLYPAPTGGSTGSLHSTARSGKSHHSYIPFVRREDSGLAGSPGQQALAEPGGLFLDTQDQPEEHDTDSDSDLSLEDDRSGSYGSTHSSESEDEGVPPGWDTLPGPPLAPPASGDSLVAPGQPYWPGEFVTTASESEGHGGSETLRVEPAGGEGPLRGEPPRLNGEALPRDPLLLPLPHPHKGILKKKCLPPISERGAPSASPPPPPPPAGTAASSGSEGSRVGGTAAPRPRQTLQEQLSGVTPIAMSIKAGTVDEDSSGSESDETSI; translated from the exons ATGGGCGCTCCGCCCGCCCGCGGGGCCgcgctcctgctgctgctgccgctgctgctgctgctgctgctgctgccgctgcccgcGCCgggccagccccgccgcccgcccccgggaCCCgccaccggcaccggcaccggcacctgCCCGCCCGGCGCGCTCTTGCGGCAGCTGCAGCCCCGCGGTGGCACCGGGGACAGCGGCAGCTCCGGCGGCACCGGGGAcagcggcggagcggggcccgCGCCGAGCACCGGCGCTTCCAGCGGCACCGGGgacagcggcggcggcgggccctCCCCGGCCgcgggcggctgcggcggcggcgcctCCAGCcgggacggcggcggcggcaccgggAGCCCCGGGGACACCGGAGGCGGCGGGAGCCCCGGCGGTGCCCAAGGCCATGGAGGCACCGGCGGCACCGGGGACGCTGGAGGCACCGGGAGCACCCGTGTCCCCGTGGACACCAGGTGCGGCGGGGACGCCGGGCGCGCTGGGGACACTGGTGGCACTGACACCCCCATGGACACCGCGAGCACCGGGGACGTGATGAGCAGCGGGGACGCCGGGCATGCCggggacactggggacaccAACACCCCCACGGACACCGTGAGCACCAGGGACGTGATGAGCAGCGGGGACGCCGGGCACGCTGAGGACACCGGGGGCACCCAAGTctccacagccaccagggaTCCAGGACGCACCGGGGATGCCAGGAAAGTCCCCAGCGAtaccagcagcactggggggggaACGGGCACTGGGGACGTTGGGGCCCACCCGACCAGGGGGGCCACCGGGAGCCACGTGACCCACAGCCGCTCCCGCCGGCGCCGCAGCCCCAACACGGCACCGCAGTTCCAGCCCTCCAGCTACCAGGCCTCGGTGGGGGAGAACCGGCCGGCGGGGACACCGGTGACACGGGTCACAGCGGTGGACCCCGATGAGGGGGACGCAGGCCAGCTGCGCTACACCATGGCTGCCCTCTTTGACAGCCGCTCTGACGCTCTCTTCGCAATGGACCCCATCACCGGCGCCGTCACCACCGCCACCCCCCTGGACCGTGAGAGCAAGAGCACCCATGTCTTCCGGGTGACAGCGGTGGACCATGGCACGCCCCGGCGCAGTGCCATGGCCACATTGACGGTGACGGTGAGTGACGCCAATGACCACGACCCAGCCTTCGAGCAGGCTGAGTACCGGGAGAGCGTGCGGGAGAACCTGGAGGTGGGCTACGAGGTGCTGACGGTGCGGGCCACCGATGGTGACGCCGGTCCCAACGCCAACGTCCTCTACCGTCTCCTCAACGCTGGTGGCGCCAATGAGGTCTTCGAGATTGACTCCCGCTCAGGTGTTATCCGCACCCGCGGCCCCGTGGACCGTGAGACTGTGGAGGCCTTTGAGCTGTTGGTGGAGGCCACGGATCAGGGCCAGGACCCAGGACCCCGCAGTGCCACGGCCACCGTCCGCATCACCGTGGAGGATGACAACGACAATGCACCACAGTTCAGTGAGAAGCGTTATGTGGCGCAGGTCCCCGAGGATGTGGCACCCAACTCAGCCGTGCTGCGAGTGACAGCCACCGACCGTGATAAAGGCAGCAATGCCCTGGTGCACTACAGCATCGTTAGCGGTAACACCCGTGGCCACTTCTACATCGACGCGCAGACGGGCGCGCTGGACGTGGTCAGCCCCTTGGACTATGAGGTCAGCAAGGAGTTCACCCTACGGATCCGGGCACAGGATGGTGGCCGCCCGCCCCTCTCCAACATCAGCGGTTTGGTCACCATCCAGGTGTTGGATGTCAACGATAACGCCCCCATCTTCGTCAGCACGCCCTTCCAGGCCACCGTGCTGGAGAACGTGCCGGTGGGTTACTCCGTCATCCACGTTCAGGCCATTGATGCCGATTCGGGTGACAACAGCCGGCTGGTCTACACCCTCCTGGAGACTGGCTCCGGCTTCCCTTTCGCCATCAACAACAGCACCGGCTGGATCGTAGTGGCCTCCGAGCTGGACCGGGAGGCGGTCGACTTCTACAGCTTCGGGGTGGAGGCGCAGGACCAGGGTAACCCCCCCATGGCCTCCTCGGCCAGCGTCAGCGTCACCATCCTGGACGTCAATGACAACAGCCCCGAGTTCACACAACGGGAGTATGGCGCCCGCCTGAACGAGGACGCAGCAGTGGGCACCAGCGTCCTCACTGTCTCTGCTGTCGACCGCGATGCCAACAGCGTCATCACCTACCAGATCTCCAGCGGCAACACCCGCAACCGCTTCTCCATCACCAGCCAGAGCGGCGGTGGGCTCATCTCCCTCGCCCTGCCACTGGACTACAAGCTGGAGCGGCAGTACCTGCTCACCATCGCTGCCTCCGATGGCACCCGCCAGGACACGGCCCAGGTGGTCGTCAATGTCACTGATGCCAACACCCACCGACCTGTCTTCCAGAGCTCCCACTACACTGTCAACGTCAACGAGGACCGGCCAGTGGGCACCACGGTGGTGGTCATCAGTGCCACAGATGAGGACACGGGGGAGAACGCCCGTATCACCTACCTGATGGAGGACAGCATCCCCCAGTTCCGCATCGCCGCCGAGACGGGGGCTGTCACCACCCAGATGGAGCTGGACTATGAGGACCAGGTGTCCTACACCCTGGCCATCACAGCACGTGACAATGGCATCCCACAGAAGTCTGACACCACCTACCTGGAGATCCTGGTGAGCGACGTCAATGACAATGCGCCCCAGTTCCTCCGCGACTCCTACCAGGGCTCCGTCTACGAGGATGTGCCCGCCTTCACCAGCGTCCTCCAGGTCTCTGCCACTGACCGCGACTCGGGGCTCAACGGCAGGGTCTTCTACACCTTCCAAGGGGGTGATGATGGGGATGGTGACTTCATCATCGAGTCCACCTCAGGCATCGTCCGCACCTTGCGCCGCCTCGATCGGGAGAATGTGCCACTCTACTCACTGCGGGCATTCGCCGTCGATAAGGGGGTCCCAGCCAAGCGGACACCGGTGGAGATCCAAGTGACGGTGCTGGATGTCAATGACAACCCGCCCGTCTTTGAGCGGGATGAGTTTGACATCTTTGTGGAAGAGAACAGCCCCATTGGGCTGGTGGTGGCCCGGATCACGGCCACTGACCCCGACGAGGGCACCAACGCCCAAATCATGTACCAAATAGTGGAGGGCAACATCCCTGAGGTCTTCCAGCTGGATATTTTCTCTGGCGAGCTCACTGCCTTGGCTGACCTGGACTACGAGTCCAAGGCGGAGTACGTCATGGTGGTCCAAGCCACCTCGGCCCCCCTGGTGAGCCGGGCCACCGTCCACGTCCGCCTCCGTGACGCCAACGACAACAGCCCCCAACTCAAGAACTTTGAGATCCTCTTCAACAACTACATCACCAACCGCTCAGGCAGTTTCCCCGGGGGAGTCATCGGCCGCATCCCGGCCCATGATCCCGATGTCTCCGACAGCCTCACCTACGCCTTCGAGCAGGGGAACGAGCTGAACCTGGTGCTGCTGGACCCCCACAGTGGGGACCTGCgcctcagccctgccctggaCAACAACCGCCCGCTGGAGGCTGTCATGAGGGTCTCTGTCTCAG atGGGGTCCACAGCGCGACGGCGCAGTGCACGCTGCGGGTGACAGTGATCACGGATGAGATGCTGAGCAACAGCATCACCCTGCGTTTGGCTGACATGTCCCAGGAGCGGTTCCTGTCC CCCCTGCTCAGCCGCTTCCTGGAGGGGGTGGCGGCCGTCCTGGCCACCCCCCGCCACCGCGTCGTCCTCTTCAACATCCAGACGGACACGGATGTGGGGACAGCCCGGATCCTCAACGTCAGCCTCtcggtgctgctgcctgccgcGGGGCACGGCACCCGCTTCTTCTCctcagaggagctgcaggagcggCTCTACCTCAACCGCTCGCTGCTGGCCGCCATCTCGGCCCAGCGGGTCCTGCCCTTCGACGACAACATCTGCCTGCGCGAGCCCTGCGAGAACTACATGCGCTGCGTCTCTGTCCTGCAGTTCGACAGCTCGGCGCCCTTCCTGGCTTCTGACACCATCCTCTTCCGCCCCATCCATCCCGTCACCGGCTTGCGCTGCCGCTGCCCGCCAGGCTTCACCGGCGACTACTGCGAGACGGAGATCGACCTCTGTTACTCCAGCCCCTGCGGCAGCAACGGGCGGTGCCGGAGCCGCGAGGGCGGCTACACCTGCGAGTGCCACGAGGATTTCACTG GTGCCAGCTGGGCCTTGTGCAGGGGGAACGCTGCGAGCTGAGCGCCCCGGGGGGGCCGCTGCACCCCGGGGGTCTGCCGCAACGGGGGCACCTGCCTCAACTTGCTGGTGGGGGGGTTCCGCTGCCAGTGCCCCCCCGGGCACTACGAGAAGCCCTTCTGCACCATGAGCACCCGCAGCTTCCCCCCGCGCTCCTTCCTCACCTTCCGCGGCCTCCGCCAGCGC TTCCACTTCACCCTCGCCCTGAC GTTTGCCACCAAGGAGCGTGACGGGCTCCTGCTCTACAATGGGCGCTTCAACGAAAAGCACGACTTCGTGGCCCTGGAGATCGTGGGCGAGCAGGTCCAGCTCACCTTCTCGGCAG GTGAGACCACCACCACGGTGTCACCCTTCGTGCCAGGCGGTGTCAGTGATGGGCAGTGGCACCGGGTCCAGCTCCACTACTACAACAAg CCGGTGCTGGGGCGGTCGGGGCTGCCCCAAGGCCCCTCAGAGCAGAAGGTGGCCGTGGTGACAGTGGACGACTGTGAC ACTGGCATGGCCCTCCGATTCGGCCCCATCCTGGGCAACTACTCCTGCGCTGCCCAGGGCACCCAGTCAGGCAGCAAGAA gtCGCTGGACCTGACGGGGCCGCTGCTGCTGGGCGGCGTGCCCACCCTGCCCGAGAGCTTC CCCATCCGCAGCCGGCAGTTCGTGGGGTGCATGCGGCACCTCCACATCGACCAGCGCCCCATCGACATGGCCGCCTTCATCGCCAACAACGGCACCCTGCCTg gttgTCCTGCCAAGAAGACGCTGTGTGACGCCAGCACGTGCCACAATGGTGGCACCTGCGTGCACGAGTGGGACAGCTTCAGCTGCCGCTGCCCGCTGGGCTTCGGGGGCAAGACCTGCCAGGAAG AGATGGCGAGCCCGCAGCGGTTCCTGGGCAGCAGCCGCATGTCCTGGAGCGGGCTGGCACTGCCCGTCACCGTGCCCTGGCACCTGGCGCTGATGTTCCGCACCCGCCACCcccgggggctgctgctgcgTGCCAGCGCCGGCCCCCGCGCC ACCCTCACCCTGCAG CTGAGCGAGGGGCAGGCGGAGGCGGGCGTCTGGCAGGGGGGCTCCCGCCTGGCCTGGCTGCGCCTGCCCCACGCCAAGGTCAACGACGGCGACTGGCACCACCTCCAGCTGGAGCTGCGGGgggcccccggccgccccccccccgccaccctcCTCCTGCTCGCCCTCGACTACGGCCGCCACCAG GCGGTGGCTGAcgtggctggggagctgcaggggctgcGGCTGCGGACGCTGAGCGtgggggggctggcgggggaCGGTGGCACCGTGGAGCAGGGCTTCCGTGGGTGCCTGCAG GGCGTGCGCGTGGGCGAGACGGCGGCCAGCGCGGTGGCACTGAGTGTGGCACAGGCGGCG GAGGTGAACGTGGAGGGGGGCTGCGCCCTGCCCGACCCCTGCGACTCGGGCCC GCCCCCCCACAGCTACTGCAGCGACGACTGGGACAGCTTCTCCTGC GCCTGCCACCCTG GCTACTTTGGTGACAGCTGTGTCAGCGCTTGTGCCCTCAACCCCTGCCAGTCCCCGGCCACCTGTGCCCGCAAGCCGGGCTCGGCACACGGTTACACGTGCGAGTGTCCCCAGGGTCACTTTGGTCCCTACTGTGAGCACAA GGAGGCCCAGCCATGCCCGCGGGGGTGGTGGGGCCACCCCACCTGCGGCCCCTGCAGCTGCGATGTCACCAAGGGCTTCGACCCCGACTGCAACAAGACGACGGGCGAGTGTCGCTGCAAG GAGAACCACTACCGGCCTGCGGGCAGCGACACGTGCCTGCTCTGCGACTGCTACCCCACCGGGTCCCTGTCCCGCCTCTGCGATGCCACCAGCGGGCAGTGCCCCTGCAAGGCTGGTGTCATCGGCCGCCACTGCGACCGCTGCGACAACCCCTTCGCTGAGGTGACCGCCAGCGGCTGCGAAG TCAACTATGACAGCTGTCCCCGTGCCATTGAGGCCAGCATTTGGTGGCCCCGCACCCGGTTCGGActgcccgccgctgccccctgccccagggggtCCATCG GCACAGCGGTCCGGCACTGTGACGAGCACAAGGGCTGGCTGCCCCCCAACCTCTTCAACTGCAGCTCCCTGGCCTTCGCCGCCCTGCGGGGCTGG GCGGAGCGGCTGGCGCGGAACGAGTCGGCACTGGACCCGGCGCAATCGCGGCGCgtggccctgcagctgcacgATGCCACGCGGCGCACGGGCAGCTACTTTGGCAGCGACCTGCGGCTGGCGTACCGGCTGGCCAGCCGCCTGCTGCAGCACGAGAGCGCCCAGCGCGGCTTCCGCCTCGCCGCCACCCAGGACGTCCACTTCACCGAG AACCTGCTGCGGGTGGGCAGTGCCCTGCTGGATGCCAGCAACAAGCGGCACTGGGAGCTGATCCAGCAGACAGAGGGCGGCACGGCCTGGCTGCTGAAGCACTTCGAGGACTACGCCAGTGCCCTGGCGCAGAACATGCCCCAGACCTACCTCAGCCCCTTCACCATCATCACCCCCAACATCG TGGTGTCGGTGGTGCGG CTGGACAAGGGCAGCTTTGCGGGCACCCGGCTGCCACGCTACGAGGCGCTGCGGGGGGAGAAGCCCCCTGACCTGGAGACCACCGTCATCCTGCCTGACAGCGTCTTCCGGCCCCCCGAGGGCAGGC ACCCCTCCACTGGGCAcgggcagccagcacagggcacaggcaggcaggaggaggaggatgatgatgatgaagaggctgcagaggagaaggaggaggaggaagaaaaggaggaggaggaggtgaccCTGGTGACCCGGCGCAAGCGCCACCCGC TGGGTGAGGGCCAGGCCATCGCCAGTGTCATCATCTACCGCACCCTGGCCGGGCTCCTGCCCGAGCAGTACGACACCGACAAGCGCAGCCTCAG GGTGCCCAAGCGCCCCATCATCAACACGCCGGTGGTGAGCATCAGCGTGCACGCGGGGGGGGCACAGGCCCCGCGGGCGCTGGCCAAGCCCATCACCCTCCAATTCCGGCTGCTGGAGACCCAGGAGCGCTCCAAGCCCATCTGCGTCTTCTGGAACCACTCCCTGCT ggcgggcggcgcgggcggctGGTCAGCGCGGGGCTGTGAGATCGTCTTCCGCAACCGGAGCCACGTCAGCTGCCAGTGCCACCACCTGACCAGCTTCGCCGTCCTCATGGACATCTCCCGCCGCGAG AACGGGGAGATCCTGCCA TTGGCGGCGCTGACGTACGCCTCGCTGGGCgtggggctggcggggctgctgctggccgtgcTGGCGCTGGGGGGGTTGCGGGGGCTGCGCTCCAACCGCCACAGCATCCGCCGCCACGGTGCCACCGCGCTCCTGCTCGCCCAGCTCGTCTTCCTGCTCGGCATCAACCAGGCCGACCTCCCG CTGGCGTGCACGGTGGTGGCCATCCTGCTGCAGTTCCTCTACATGAGCGCGGTGGGCTGGGcgctgctggaggggctgcaCCTCTACCGGCGCCGCAGCGAGCCCCGCCACGTTGACCGCGGGCCCATGCGCTTCTACCACgtcctgggctgggggctgcccgccTTCATCACCG GGCTGGCGGTGGGGCTGGACCCCGAGGGCTACGGCAACCCCGACTTCTGCTGGCTCTCCATCCACGACAGCCTGGTCTGGAGCCTGGCGGGGCCCATCGCCTGCGCCGTGGCC GTCAGCATCTTCTTCCTCGTGCTGGCGGCCAGGGCCACCTGCACCACCCCGCAGGGCTTCGAGAAGAAGGGCACGGC CTCCGGCCTGCAGACAGCGGTGGTGGTGCTGGCGctgcccagcctggcctggctcctggccctgctctcCGTCAACAGCGACGCTCTCCTCTTCCACTACCTCTTTGCCATCTCCAACTGCCTCCAG GGCCccctcatcttcctcttctgcgTGGTGCTGAGCAAGGAGGTGCGGAGGAGCCTGCGGCTCAGCTGCACCCGCAGGCGCAGCCCCGACCCCGCGCTGGCCACCAAATCCACCCTGACCTCC GCCTATGGCTGCGACAGCACCTACGTGGCGGGGCGGCTGTACCCGGCACCCACCGGCGGCTCCACCggctccctgcacagcaccGCACGCTCCGGCAAGAGCCACCACAGCTACATCCCCTTCGTGCGCCG GGAGGACTcggggctggcaggcagcccagggcagcaggcactggCCGAGCCGGGGGGGCTCTTCCTCGACACCCAGGACCAGCCCGAGG AGCACGACACAGACTCGGACAGTGACCTGTCGCTGGAGGATGACCGGAGTGGCTCCTACGGCTC